In Candidatus Methylopumilus universalis, one DNA window encodes the following:
- a CDS encoding branched-chain amino acid transaminase, whose translation MAIPSSMEDRDGHIWFDNKMTPWREAKTHVLTHTLHYGMGVFEGVRAYKTNEGTAIFRLKEHTDRFFNSAHILGMKMPYDKNVIMDAHKKAVKENKLESAYIRPMAFYGAEAMGISAKTLSTHVIVAAWEWGAYMGKEALENGIRVKTSSFSRHHVNITMCKAKANGNYMNSILAHQEACQDGYDEALLLDVNGLVTEGSGENIFIVKHNKLMTPDLTSALEGITRDTIIQIANDLKIPVIEKRITRDEVYTADEAFFTGTAAEVTPIKELDRRMIGKGHRGEITKELQSIYFDAVTGKSKKYADWLTHV comes from the coding sequence ATGGCAATCCCAAGTTCAATGGAAGACCGTGACGGACACATTTGGTTTGATAACAAAATGACGCCTTGGCGTGAGGCTAAAACTCATGTGCTTACTCACACTCTTCACTACGGTATGGGTGTGTTTGAGGGAGTAAGGGCCTATAAAACCAATGAAGGCACTGCCATTTTTAGACTCAAAGAACATACGGATCGATTCTTTAATTCTGCGCATATTCTTGGAATGAAAATGCCTTATGACAAAAATGTCATTATGGATGCTCACAAAAAAGCCGTTAAAGAAAATAAATTAGAATCGGCGTACATTAGGCCTATGGCATTTTATGGCGCTGAAGCCATGGGAATTTCTGCAAAAACTTTATCGACACATGTCATCGTTGCAGCATGGGAATGGGGCGCTTATATGGGCAAAGAAGCGCTTGAAAATGGCATTCGCGTAAAAACATCGTCTTTTTCAAGACATCACGTCAACATCACCATGTGTAAAGCAAAAGCAAATGGTAACTATATGAATTCAATTCTAGCGCATCAAGAAGCATGTCAAGACGGCTATGACGAAGCATTATTACTTGATGTAAATGGTTTGGTTACTGAGGGTTCAGGTGAAAATATATTTATCGTCAAACATAACAAACTGATGACGCCTGATCTTACGAGTGCATTAGAGGGTATTACCCGCGATACGATCATTCAAATTGCAAATGATTTAAAAATACCAGTGATTGAAAAAAGAATCACACGAGATGAAGTCTATACTGCTGATGAAGCTTTCTTTACAGGAACAGCTGCGGAAGTTACGCCTATTAAAGAACTAGACAGAAGAATGATTGGCAAAGGCCATCGCGGAGAAATAACTAAAGAATTACAAAGTATTTATTTTGATGCTGTTACAGGAAAATCAAAAAAATATGCAGATTGGCTTACTCACGTTTAA
- a CDS encoding zinc-finger domain-containing protein: MNNKVISVDKKSLPLFCPTQKENLFSSHPRVFLDITQTGMVSCPYCGTTYKLK, encoded by the coding sequence ATGAATAATAAAGTGATAAGCGTAGATAAAAAAAGTCTTCCATTGTTTTGTCCTACGCAAAAAGAAAATTTATTCTCATCTCACCCAAGAGTGTTTTTAGATATCACGCAAACGGGCATGGTGTCCTGCCCCTATTGCGGTACAACTTATAAGCTAAAATAA
- the murI gene encoding glutamate racemase, with translation MSPSQNNAIGVIDSGVGGISVLKCIRAHLLHENLIYVADSKFAPYGEKSNEEITRRVLTAFDFLNKQDVKCIVVACNTATAASIQILRERFHFPIIGMEPAVKPASLMSKNKIVGILATSGTLLSAKFSALLEHHSNDIHFITQPCFGLVELIEQGDLGSPALIALLKKYIDPLLKEKIDTLVLGCTHYSFLKPVIQTLIPDHIKIVDTGNAVASYLKHVLIEKDLLNQNSASGTTHFWTNSLDQNADKVIAELWGQGPESFNYRGLWV, from the coding sequence ATGTCTCCATCTCAAAATAATGCTATTGGTGTGATTGATTCCGGAGTAGGGGGCATTTCAGTTCTTAAGTGTATAAGAGCGCATTTGCTTCATGAGAATCTCATTTATGTTGCAGATTCTAAGTTTGCACCTTATGGTGAAAAATCAAACGAAGAAATTACGCGTCGCGTCTTAACTGCTTTTGATTTTTTAAATAAACAAGACGTTAAGTGCATTGTCGTAGCTTGTAATACAGCTACAGCTGCCTCAATTCAGATACTTAGAGAACGCTTTCATTTTCCGATTATAGGTATGGAGCCAGCAGTTAAGCCCGCCTCACTGATGTCAAAAAATAAAATAGTTGGCATATTGGCAACATCAGGCACTTTATTAAGTGCAAAATTTTCAGCACTTCTCGAACACCATAGTAATGATATTCATTTTATTACGCAGCCATGTTTTGGCTTGGTTGAACTTATTGAGCAAGGTGATTTAGGGAGTCCAGCGCTTATTGCACTTTTAAAAAAGTATATTGACCCTCTTTTAAAGGAAAAAATTGATACCCTAGTATTGGGGTGTACGCATTATTCTTTTTTAAAGCCCGTAATTCAAACATTAATACCGGATCATATTAAGATTGTAGATACAGGCAATGCAGTAGCAAGTTATTTAAAACATGTATTAATAGAAAAGGATTTACTAAATCAAAATAGCGCCTCAGGGACAACTCATTTCTGGACAAATAGCTTAGATCAAAATGCGGATAAGGTTATAGCGGAACTGTGGGGGCAAGGCCCGGAAAGCTTTAATTACAGAGGTCTTTGGGTTTAA
- a CDS encoding cob(I)yrinic acid a,c-diamide adenosyltransferase codes for MGYRLSKIFTRGGDKGSTGLGDGSKTSKFSDRIVALGAIDELNSMIGLMLTESLPPKINKILTVVQHHLFNLGGEISMPGHKIILKNDVLELEEIITSYNKDLPPLKEFILPGGSRAAAFCHMARTICRRSEQAIFKLNAKDPINAYSLQFINRLSDLLFVLARVINKHKKVKDVFWKKDIS; via the coding sequence ATGGGTTACCGTTTATCAAAAATATTCACCAGGGGTGGAGACAAAGGATCCACAGGCCTCGGCGATGGATCAAAGACCAGTAAATTTAGCGATCGTATCGTAGCCTTAGGTGCGATAGACGAGCTTAATTCAATGATTGGGCTTATGCTTACAGAAAGTCTCCCGCCAAAAATCAATAAAATTTTAACTGTTGTCCAGCATCACCTATTTAACTTAGGTGGCGAAATATCAATGCCAGGACACAAAATTATCCTAAAAAATGATGTTCTTGAATTAGAAGAAATTATCACCTCATACAATAAAGATTTACCACCCTTGAAAGAATTTATTCTTCCGGGAGGCTCAAGAGCTGCAGCATTTTGTCATATGGCCAGAACAATTTGCAGAAGATCCGAACAAGCTATATTTAAACTCAACGCAAAAGATCCGATTAACGCTTACTCTCTTCAGTTTATTAATAGGCTCTCAGATCTTTTATTTGTGCTTGCGAGAGTTATCAATAAACATAAAAAAGTTAAAGACGTTTTTTGGAAAAAAGATATTAGTTAA